One window from the genome of Opitutales bacterium encodes:
- a CDS encoding flavodoxin domain-containing protein → MSKPLTILYGTETGNAEDLAERTFKRAQEAGIEATLSNVFDFEASKLKETERAIIIISTWGEGDPPDEATDFCDALNDDEVTELENLEYAVLSLGDSGYDDFCGCGRKLDESLKRNGAKQLLDRVDCDVDFEDAYEAWEDKLFASL, encoded by the coding sequence ATGTCTAAACCACTCACGATACTCTACGGTACAGAAACCGGAAATGCTGAAGATCTCGCCGAGCGCACGTTCAAGCGGGCTCAAGAAGCGGGCATTGAAGCGACTCTGAGCAACGTTTTCGATTTCGAGGCCTCAAAGCTCAAAGAAACCGAGCGCGCAATCATCATCATCTCAACCTGGGGCGAAGGCGATCCACCCGATGAGGCAACAGACTTCTGTGATGCACTAAATGACGACGAAGTCACAGAATTGGAAAATCTCGAATACGCGGTTTTATCTCTCGGCGATTCGGGCTATGATGATTTCTGCGGCTGTGGGCGTAAGCTCGATGAGAGCCTGAAGCGCAACGGCGCGAAGCAGCTCCTCGACCGTGTCGATTGTGATGTCGACTTTGAAGACGCTTATGAGGCTTGGGAAGACAAGCTGTTTGCTTCACTTTAA
- a CDS encoding alpha/beta fold hydrolase has product MNPVPDWMRAEYPFEPQYLGLTSGSRMSYLDEGEGSAVVMLHGNPTWSYFYRHLVKALSSTMRCIVPDHIGCGFSDKPQDYSYRLEQHVSNAVELIESLDLERFDLVLHDWGGAIGMGVARELKEKVDRLVVTNTAAFRSKSIPWQINICRTPFLGSWIIRGLNGFAGPATKMAVSERLPEVVKRGFLYPYQNWNDRIANWAFVQDIPMRAVHPSWDTLVDIEKGLESFKNHPMLLLWGMKDFCFHPGFLEEWERRFPDAKVQRISDAGHYLYEDATEQTVGKVAEFLAR; this is encoded by the coding sequence ATGAACCCAGTGCCTGATTGGATGCGTGCCGAGTATCCCTTTGAGCCCCAGTATCTTGGGCTCACTTCAGGGTCGCGTATGAGCTACTTAGATGAGGGCGAAGGCTCTGCGGTGGTCATGCTGCATGGCAACCCGACATGGTCCTATTTCTACCGTCACTTGGTTAAAGCCCTGAGTTCAACGATGCGTTGTATCGTTCCGGACCATATTGGCTGTGGTTTTTCAGATAAGCCGCAGGATTATTCTTATCGTCTTGAGCAACACGTATCCAATGCAGTCGAACTGATCGAAAGTCTTGATTTGGAGCGTTTTGACTTGGTCCTTCATGACTGGGGCGGCGCGATTGGTATGGGGGTAGCCCGCGAGCTGAAAGAAAAGGTAGATCGGCTGGTTGTGACCAACACCGCAGCTTTTCGCAGCAAGTCGATACCGTGGCAGATCAATATCTGTCGCACACCGTTTCTCGGAAGCTGGATCATTCGCGGACTGAATGGCTTTGCCGGACCAGCTACCAAGATGGCCGTTTCTGAACGGCTCCCGGAGGTCGTTAAGCGAGGTTTTCTCTATCCCTACCAAAATTGGAACGACCGCATAGCCAATTGGGCGTTCGTTCAGGATATTCCAATGCGCGCGGTACATCCGAGCTGGGACACACTTGTCGACATCGAGAAGGGTCTAGAGAGTTTCAAAAACCATCCGATGCTTCTGCTTTGGGGAATGAAAGACTTTTGTTTCCATCCTGGATTTCTTGAGGAATGGGAAAGGCGCTTTCCAGACGCGAAGGTCCAGCGAATTTCGGATGCTGGTCACTATCTTTACGAAGATGCTACAGAGCAGACGGTTGGAAAAGTGGCAGAGTTTTTAGCCCGCTGA
- a CDS encoding beta-hydroxyacyl-ACP dehydratase: protein MSLEEVTRTIPHRPPFLFVDTIVSVDADKAVCERTIDGDEFYFAGHYPGNPIMPGVLISEALFQTGAILLGKRIEAEGKSLGDVTPVLSRIKDARFKNMVKPGEKLTLEVALNEIVSKFFFLKGTARRADGKVALSIEFALAMVEESA from the coding sequence ATGAGTCTCGAAGAAGTCACCCGGACCATTCCCCACCGTCCGCCCTTTTTGTTTGTAGATACGATTGTCTCAGTCGATGCAGACAAAGCGGTGTGTGAACGCACCATAGATGGAGATGAATTCTATTTTGCGGGTCATTACCCGGGAAACCCCATCATGCCCGGAGTCCTCATCAGCGAAGCTTTATTCCAGACGGGAGCCATACTTTTGGGTAAGCGCATAGAAGCTGAGGGGAAGTCTCTCGGAGATGTCACACCGGTGCTTTCGCGCATCAAAGATGCTCGCTTTAAGAATATGGTGAAGCCGGGTGAGAAACTTACTCTAGAAGTGGCGCTGAATGAGATTGTCTCCAAATTTTTCTTCCTCAAAGGAACGGCACGACGCGCAGATGGCAAGGTGGCCTTATCTATTGAGTTTGCCTTGGCCATGGTGGAGGAGAGCGCGTGA
- the aroQ gene encoding type II 3-dehydroquinate dehydratase translates to MDSAPKSRIAIINGPNLNHLGKREPEIYGSMTLSELETECVALGKELGSEVVCFQSNHEGALIDFIYKFASEGGNALVINAGAFTHTSIALRDCVSGVKLPCIEVHISNVHSREKFRHTSHLSDISKGVICGLGIEGYRAAIRYLSE, encoded by the coding sequence ATGGACAGCGCCCCGAAATCTCGTATTGCGATCATAAATGGCCCAAATCTCAATCATCTCGGTAAGCGGGAGCCTGAGATTTATGGCTCAATGACCCTATCCGAACTTGAGACTGAATGTGTGGCTCTGGGTAAGGAGCTCGGCAGTGAAGTCGTATGTTTCCAATCCAATCACGAAGGTGCCCTGATCGATTTCATCTACAAGTTCGCCTCTGAAGGAGGCAACGCCTTGGTTATCAATGCAGGGGCATTTACTCACACGAGTATTGCACTCCGTGATTGCGTGAGCGGCGTCAAACTCCCGTGTATCGAGGTGCATATTTCTAATGTCCACAGCCGAGAGAAATTCCGTCATACCAGCCATCTATCAGACATTTCCAAAGGCGTGATTTGCGGGCTAGGAATCGAAGGCTACCGAGCTGCCATTAGATATTTATCTGAGTAG
- a CDS encoding DUF481 domain-containing protein, with protein sequence MLTALIMGSLIYGDQIKTLDGSIINGLVTGISDEEMTIATTFGGDITIPMSEVASIQTEDPLTVRLESGDTSTGSVNTSESGEISVQGSSSTLNATKDDIRLAWLPGEEDPDIVAMRRNWSYRASFDVVGRSGNTDEFTARIGAEAVLEGPHDTLRFNVRHETSEDDGETTARETKIGARYTNFFSEKFGWYTRLELENDEFEDLDLRALYSAGISYKIFDREKHYLHSTAGLAYVYSDFSTGENEQGAGIDLGLTHHYEFDELIILENSLEYIGSVDDLGSFRIEHDSWIQIPISGGGRWNVRSGITNTYVSDPEPDNEELDTLFYSSVVLTWD encoded by the coding sequence ATGCTAACAGCCCTAATCATGGGCTCACTTATCTACGGTGATCAGATTAAGACTTTGGATGGCTCGATTATAAATGGCCTCGTAACCGGTATTTCTGATGAAGAGATGACGATCGCGACTACTTTTGGTGGAGACATCACGATCCCGATGAGCGAAGTTGCTTCGATTCAAACTGAAGACCCTTTGACAGTTCGCCTCGAATCTGGAGACACAAGTACTGGTTCAGTGAATACTTCCGAATCAGGGGAAATCAGTGTCCAGGGTTCATCTAGCACGCTCAATGCAACCAAGGACGATATCCGATTAGCATGGCTGCCTGGCGAGGAAGATCCCGACATTGTCGCCATGAGGCGCAACTGGTCTTATCGTGCAAGTTTTGATGTCGTCGGCCGTTCTGGGAACACCGACGAGTTCACCGCTCGTATCGGAGCGGAGGCGGTATTAGAGGGTCCCCATGACACTCTACGCTTCAATGTGCGGCACGAAACAAGCGAGGATGACGGGGAAACAACGGCCAGAGAGACAAAAATCGGAGCACGCTATACCAATTTCTTCTCGGAGAAGTTCGGTTGGTATACACGGCTGGAGCTCGAGAATGATGAGTTCGAGGACCTCGACTTACGAGCGCTCTATTCTGCGGGTATATCCTATAAGATTTTCGACCGAGAAAAACACTATCTTCACAGTACTGCGGGTCTTGCATATGTCTACTCCGACTTCTCAACGGGAGAAAACGAACAGGGCGCGGGTATAGATCTGGGGCTTACCCACCATTACGAATTTGATGAACTAATCATTCTTGAGAACTCACTCGAATATATTGGTTCAGTTGACGATTTAGGCTCTTTCCGGATCGAACATGATTCGTGGATACAGATACCCATCTCGGGCGGCGGTCGATGGAATGTGCGTTCAGGAATTACAAACACCTATGTTTCCGACCCGGAACCTGACAATGAGGAGCTGGACACTTTGTTTTATTCAAGCGTCGTGTTAACGTGGGATTGA
- a CDS encoding NAD(P)/FAD-dependent oxidoreductase: MARDYLKGAKDAYDVVVIGSGLGGLTGANYLAKQGHSVLLLEHHYQLGGLATWFKRGGSHGHTFDISLHGFPYGMVKSCRKYWTREIADSIEQIKDVRFINPEFDVTTTFDRADFSRILIEEFGISEERVEAFYEHLRQMNFYDDDQRTTRELFEEFFPGRSDVHRLLMEPIAYANGSTMDDPAISYGIVFSNFMNKGVFIFKGGTDTLIKKMADELKQNGVDLRRYCLVEKILSEEIDGQRRVTGIVVNGRQIACKAVLSNANIKNTIFKLAGEDAFTQEFVRDAESVRVNSSSCQVYIGIKEGESIPYIGDLVFTSDAEKFCSKELVARDTKSRTFSVYYPDTRPHTKTPRYSIVASLNATYSDWAELDEDTYQKEKARLCEEALDGLEHFIPNIREKVDHLEAATPRTINYYTTHFGGTSFGTKFEGLKVSMGLSEQVAGLYHAGSVGIIMSGWLGTMNYGVITANKMDKWLYEQAKLEQNVAEASAEPAIS; the protein is encoded by the coding sequence ATGGCACGTGACTATTTAAAGGGAGCCAAAGACGCTTATGATGTTGTCGTGATCGGCAGCGGGTTGGGTGGATTGACTGGAGCTAACTATTTAGCGAAGCAGGGACACTCAGTCCTGTTACTTGAGCATCATTATCAGTTGGGCGGCTTGGCAACGTGGTTTAAACGAGGTGGCTCGCATGGGCATACATTCGATATTTCTCTGCATGGGTTTCCCTACGGGATGGTGAAATCTTGTCGCAAATACTGGACACGCGAAATCGCGGACTCCATCGAGCAAATCAAGGACGTGCGTTTCATCAATCCAGAGTTCGATGTCACCACGACTTTTGACCGAGCAGACTTCTCGCGGATTCTCATTGAAGAATTCGGTATCTCTGAGGAGCGCGTTGAGGCCTTTTACGAGCACCTGCGTCAAATGAACTTTTATGACGATGATCAGCGCACCACGCGCGAATTGTTCGAAGAGTTCTTCCCAGGACGTTCAGACGTGCACCGGTTGCTCATGGAGCCCATCGCCTATGCCAATGGTTCCACGATGGACGATCCTGCCATTTCTTATGGCATCGTCTTTTCAAACTTCATGAACAAAGGGGTATTCATCTTTAAGGGTGGTACTGACACGCTCATCAAAAAGATGGCTGATGAGCTCAAGCAGAATGGTGTGGACCTAAGACGCTATTGCTTAGTTGAAAAAATCCTCTCTGAAGAGATCGACGGCCAACGCCGCGTTACGGGTATTGTCGTCAATGGCAGGCAGATTGCATGTAAAGCGGTGCTCTCGAATGCCAACATTAAGAATACGATTTTCAAACTGGCCGGGGAAGATGCGTTTACTCAAGAATTTGTTAGAGACGCTGAATCTGTGCGCGTCAATTCCTCTTCATGCCAGGTTTACATAGGAATCAAAGAGGGAGAGAGTATTCCTTACATCGGCGATCTGGTGTTCACTTCCGATGCAGAAAAATTTTGCAGTAAGGAACTGGTCGCTCGCGATACCAAGAGTCGGACCTTTTCTGTCTATTACCCAGATACACGTCCGCACACAAAAACTCCGCGCTACTCCATTGTCGCGTCGCTCAATGCCACCTACAGCGATTGGGCTGAACTGGATGAAGATACCTATCAGAAAGAGAAAGCTCGGCTATGTGAAGAAGCCCTTGATGGCCTAGAGCACTTTATCCCGAACATCCGTGAAAAAGTGGATCACCTTGAAGCTGCCACACCACGCACAATCAACTACTACACCACGCACTTTGGCGGCACTTCTTTCGGCACTAAATTTGAAGGTCTCAAAGTATCTATGGGCTTGTCGGAGCAAGTAGCCGGTCTCTATCACGCCGGCAGCGTTGGGATTATCATGTCCGGGTGGTTGGGTACTATGAACTACGGTGTCATCACTGCCAATAAAATGGACAAGTGGCTCTACGAACAAGCTAAGCTAGAACAAAATGTTGCGGAAGCATCAGCTGAACCAGCAATTTCTTAA
- a CDS encoding 3-oxoacyl-ACP synthase III yields MLFKNTVVEAMGYALPEDVWTSDKVESLLAPAYERLRLPAGRLELMTGIRERRFWPVGKRPSEASAEAGERALAASSIDRDDIDLLIHSGVCRDRLEPSTASYVHRLLQLSEKTQFMDVSNACLGFLNAMVIAGGLIESGLIRTALIVSGENGRPLMENTLRSFLSPEQTRKSVKKLFANLTIGAGAVSYVLSRKDSVTQYLYRMAGSVVGSDSQANDLCEGDSAAGSELSMETDSEALLHAGVNLAKRTWSRFQSVMGWGAEQVQHVMTHQVGRAHQRSLYEALGLPLDKDFSTYETLGNVGSVSCPITLAMAEEQGVISSGDNCALLGIGSGLSSLMMGLERA; encoded by the coding sequence ATGCTGTTTAAGAACACAGTCGTCGAGGCCATGGGCTATGCATTACCTGAGGATGTATGGACCTCGGATAAGGTGGAGTCTCTGCTCGCTCCGGCCTACGAGCGTCTGCGCTTGCCCGCAGGACGCCTTGAGCTGATGACAGGTATCCGTGAGAGGCGGTTTTGGCCTGTTGGAAAACGCCCCTCTGAGGCCAGCGCTGAGGCAGGTGAGCGGGCGCTGGCTGCTTCGTCAATTGACCGCGATGACATAGATCTGCTCATTCACTCGGGTGTGTGCCGAGATCGCTTGGAGCCATCGACAGCATCTTACGTTCACCGCCTTTTGCAGCTTTCTGAAAAGACACAATTCATGGATGTCTCCAATGCTTGTTTAGGCTTTTTGAACGCCATGGTGATCGCTGGCGGTTTGATAGAGAGTGGTCTCATCCGCACTGCACTGATTGTATCTGGGGAAAATGGACGTCCACTCATGGAGAATACATTGCGCTCTTTTCTCAGTCCGGAGCAGACGCGTAAGTCGGTGAAGAAGCTTTTTGCCAACCTTACCATTGGTGCAGGCGCAGTTTCCTATGTTCTTTCGCGCAAAGATTCGGTCACTCAATACCTTTATCGTATGGCTGGTTCCGTGGTTGGATCAGACTCCCAAGCCAATGACCTTTGCGAAGGAGATTCGGCGGCAGGTAGTGAATTGTCCATGGAGACCGATTCCGAAGCTTTGTTGCACGCTGGAGTCAATTTGGCCAAACGGACGTGGAGCCGATTCCAGTCGGTGATGGGATGGGGGGCAGAACAGGTGCAACATGTGATGACTCATCAAGTGGGGCGCGCGCACCAACGCAGTTTGTATGAAGCCCTCGGCTTACCATTAGACAAAGACTTTTCGACCTATGAAACGCTGGGTAATGTCGGCTCGGTGTCGTGCCCGATTACGCTTGCCATGGCAGAGGAGCAAGGAGTGATTAGCTCAGGTGATAATTGTGCGCTGCTTGGCATTGGTAGCGGTTTGAGTAGCCTGATGATGGGATTGGAGCGCGCATGA
- a CDS encoding SDR family oxidoreductase, with the protein MGVANRKSVAWFTAKTLEEAGAQVVFSVRSQERLDSLKKLLGDRETYVCDVEFPDQIETLAEQVAERHDVIHGIVHSIAFADYSDGFRPFHETQRSQFLQATGISAFSIVEIARAFKPLLASDASFVSMGISSQVTAENYGYMSPIKVALESCTRFLAKSFSADSEVRFNTVNAGPLKTSASAGIPGYLESYLFAEKMTLRKRALQTQEVADAAVYLLSPRSSGINAQGITVNAGMDWNYFDKELIDLAMRPES; encoded by the coding sequence ATGGGGGTGGCGAATCGCAAGAGTGTCGCTTGGTTCACTGCCAAAACTCTGGAGGAAGCCGGTGCCCAGGTTGTCTTTAGCGTGCGGTCTCAAGAGCGGCTCGATAGCCTCAAAAAACTCTTGGGTGATCGAGAAACCTATGTTTGTGATGTGGAGTTTCCTGACCAGATTGAAACGCTCGCGGAACAAGTTGCTGAAAGACACGATGTGATTCACGGAATCGTGCACTCCATCGCCTTCGCAGATTACTCGGATGGTTTTCGACCCTTCCACGAGACACAGCGTAGTCAGTTTTTGCAGGCGACTGGCATTTCCGCGTTTTCAATCGTTGAAATAGCTCGAGCGTTTAAGCCGCTCTTAGCGAGCGATGCCTCCTTTGTTTCTATGGGAATTTCCTCACAGGTGACGGCCGAAAATTATGGCTACATGTCACCCATCAAAGTTGCATTAGAGAGCTGCACGCGTTTTCTTGCCAAATCTTTCTCCGCTGATTCCGAGGTTCGTTTTAATACGGTCAATGCGGGCCCACTCAAAACGAGCGCTTCAGCGGGGATTCCCGGATATTTGGAAAGCTACCTGTTTGCAGAGAAGATGACGCTTCGCAAGCGTGCCTTGCAAACCCAAGAAGTGGCAGACGCCGCGGTCTATTTACTCAGTCCGCGTTCGAGCGGTATCAACGCTCAGGGTATCACCGTTAACGCCGGTATGGATTGGAATTACTTCGATAAGGAGTTGATCGATTTAGCCATGCGGCCTGAGTCTTAG